From the Silurus meridionalis isolate SWU-2019-XX chromosome 5, ASM1480568v1, whole genome shotgun sequence genome, one window contains:
- the immt gene encoding MICOS complex subunit MIC60 isoform X2: protein MLRVCWKGANTTARKCLCENIAVHPRQHCRRYTSAGSSGSATGKIVAASLLTVSGGLGGTILYAKWDPKFRTNIEKSVPYSDKLFELIIGPSPPPPLPKKSAKIEPLQISSVSEASKDSKQPKAKEKQLETAPAPAVEETPAQSLQTLGAEECHECAHHEATLKERPVEEVAARLAQQDQAEQDTLTALSLGLEEALGASAKLTLHAIGAQEAALLAINAHTQKLKEVMDTDDSPDKKSAQWKDLEDALSQRTHAVDQAEEALLGAKEQLEKLRAVINSTKETKIDAARPQILAAEQNLHSMIVDLDKVVTKVQSAQSEAKIVSQYSELVKEAKAQFQKELGNITPEVQSNWKGLTGKLSADDLNALIAHAHRRIDQLNRELAEQRVREQIRIETALEQQKQEHQKSVSQAVATALEHHNEEIRLEQEKKVHEVREVMEAEMRTQLRRQAAAHTDHLRDVLKVQEHELREEAQETLSSKLMEQEMSYRRLTQEQLDSFTLDMNSAYARLKGIEEAIDSHVVAEEEARKAHQLWLSVEALNYALQPAVVDAPSEPLEGAVLTIKESCAQDEFAQALTSALPEESIKRGVYSEASLRARFYEVRRLVRRVALIDETHNSLYQYFLSYLQSILLFEKEQEVPPSKLAPENLDPFKLLAYATYSMERGDLELAAKFVNQLRGEARRVAQDWLTEARLTLETKQVVSLLSAYANAVGLGTTQAP from the exons AAATGTCTGTGTGAAAACATTGCCGTCCACCCTCGGCAACATTGCCGTCGCTACACCTCAGCTGGAAGCTCTGG GTCTGCCACAGGTAAGATTGTGGCTGCCAGTCTTCTGACGGTCTCCGGAGGTCTGGGGGGTACAATCCTGTACGCTAAATGGGACCCCAAATTCAGAACAAATATCGAAAAGAGTGTACCCTATTCAGACAAGCTGTTTGAGCTGATAATCGGCCcctctccacctccacctttgCCAAAGAAATCG GCAAAGATTGAACCACTGCAGATATCGTCTGTGTCTGAAGCTTCAAAAGACTCAAAGCAGCCAAAAGCTAAAGAAAAGCAGCTCGAAACAGCGCCTGCTCCTGCTGTAGAGGAGACTCCGGCGCAGTCATTGCAGACTCTGGGGG CTGAAGAATGTCACGAGTGTGCTCACCATGAAGCGACACTGAAAGAGCGGCCTGTGGAGGAAGTGGCTGCACGCTTGGCTCAGCAGGACCAGGCTGAACAGGATACTCTGACTG cttTATCACTTGGGCTGGAGGAGGCCCTGGGAGCCTCTGCCAAGCTGACCCTACATGCCATCGGAGCCCAGGAGGCAGCTCTCCTCGCAAtcaacgcacacacacagaaactcaaAGAAGTCATGGACACAGAC GATTCTCCCGATAAAAAGTCGGCTCAGTGGAAAGATTTGGAGGATGCACTCAGTCAGCGCACACACGCTGTGGACCAGGCCGAAGAGGCCCTTCTCGGAGCCAA AGAACAGCTTGAGAAGCTCCGAGCCGTAATCAACAGCACTAAGGAAACAAAGATTGATGCTGCCAGACCCCAAATTCTGGCTGCAGAGCAAAATCTGCACAGTATGATTGTGGATCTGGACAAAGTTGTAACCAAA GTGCAGTCAGCTCAGTCTGAGGCAAAGATTGTGTCTCAGTACAGTGAGCTGGTGAAGGAGGCCAAGGCTCAATTCCAGAAAGAGCTCGGCAACATCACGCCCGAAGTCCAGTCGAACTGGAAAGGACTCA CAGGGAAGCTGAGTGCTGATGATCTGAACGCGTTGATTGCCCACGCTCACCGGCGCATCGACCAGCTAAACCGCGAACTGGCTGAGCAGCGGGTGCGTGAGCAGATCCGCATTGAAACGGCTCTGGAGCAGCAGAAGCAGGAGCACCAGAAATCTGTGTCGCAGGCTGTGGCCACTGCACTGGAACACCACAATGAGGAGATAAGACTCGAGCAGGAGAAGAAA GTGCATGAAGTCCGGGAGGTGATGGAGGCAGAAATGAGAACTCAGCTGCGCAGACAGGCAGCTGCACACACGGACCACCTACGCGATGTACTGAAAGTACAAGAACATGAGCTGCGGGAGGAGGCCCAGGAg ACTCTGAGCAGTAAGCTGATGGAGCAGGAGATGAGCTACCGCCGTTTGACCCAGGAGCAGCTGGACTCCTTCACTTTGGACATGAACTCTGCCTATGCCAGGCTCAAGGGCATAGAGGAAGCCATTGACA GTCATGTAGTTGCTGAGGAGGAAGCTCGTAAGGCTCACCAGCTGTGGTTATCTGTAGAGGCTCTAAATTACGCATTGCAGCCTGCAGTGGTGGATGCACCCTCTGAGCCTTTAGAGGGCGCTGTGCTCACCATTAAAGAAAGTTGCGCACAGGACGAGTTCGCCCAGGCGTTGACATCAGCCCTGCCCGAGGAGTCCATAAAGCGTGGAGTCTACAGTGAGGCCTCACTGCGTGCTCGCTTCTATGAAGTCCGTCGGCTAGTTCGTCGCGTGGCACTTATTGACGAGACGCACAACAGTCTGTACCAGTACTTCCTGTCCTACTTGCAATCCATCCTGCTTTTTGAGAAGGAACAAGAGGTGCCTCCAAGCAAGCTGGCTCCAGAAAATCTCGACCCTTTCAAGCTGCTCGCTTATGCCACCTACAGCATGGAACGTGGTGACCTTGAGCTGGCCGCTAAGTTTGTCAACCAGCTGCGCGGGGAGGCACGACGTGTGGCTCAGGACTGGCTCACAGAAGCCCGGCTCACTCTGGAGACCAAACAGGTGGTCAGTTTGCTGTCAGCTTATGCCAATGCAGTAGGGTTAGGTACCACACAGGCTCCTTAA
- the immt gene encoding MICOS complex subunit MIC60 isoform X1 has protein sequence MLRVCWKGANTTARKCLCENIAVHPRQHCRRYTSAGSSGSATGKIVAASLLTVSGGLGGTILYAKWDPKFRTNIEKSVPYSDKLFELIIGPSPPPPLPKKSAKIEPLQISSVSEASKDSKQPKAKEKQLETAPAPAVEETPAQSLQTLGEASAEAAHIISAISEVQTVPAPATSSEPTTVPQASNPSPTEPRAAEECHECAHHEATLKERPVEEVAARLAQQDQAEQDTLTALSLGLEEALGASAKLTLHAIGAQEAALLAINAHTQKLKEVMDTDDSPDKKSAQWKDLEDALSQRTHAVDQAEEALLGAKEQLEKLRAVINSTKETKIDAARPQILAAEQNLHSMIVDLDKVVTKVQSAQSEAKIVSQYSELVKEAKAQFQKELGNITPEVQSNWKGLTGKLSADDLNALIAHAHRRIDQLNRELAEQRVREQIRIETALEQQKQEHQKSVSQAVATALEHHNEEIRLEQEKKVHEVREVMEAEMRTQLRRQAAAHTDHLRDVLKVQEHELREEAQETLSSKLMEQEMSYRRLTQEQLDSFTLDMNSAYARLKGIEEAIDSHVVAEEEARKAHQLWLSVEALNYALQPAVVDAPSEPLEGAVLTIKESCAQDEFAQALTSALPEESIKRGVYSEASLRARFYEVRRLVRRVALIDETHNSLYQYFLSYLQSILLFEKEQEVPPSKLAPENLDPFKLLAYATYSMERGDLELAAKFVNQLRGEARRVAQDWLTEARLTLETKQVVSLLSAYANAVGLGTTQAP, from the exons AAATGTCTGTGTGAAAACATTGCCGTCCACCCTCGGCAACATTGCCGTCGCTACACCTCAGCTGGAAGCTCTGG GTCTGCCACAGGTAAGATTGTGGCTGCCAGTCTTCTGACGGTCTCCGGAGGTCTGGGGGGTACAATCCTGTACGCTAAATGGGACCCCAAATTCAGAACAAATATCGAAAAGAGTGTACCCTATTCAGACAAGCTGTTTGAGCTGATAATCGGCCcctctccacctccacctttgCCAAAGAAATCG GCAAAGATTGAACCACTGCAGATATCGTCTGTGTCTGAAGCTTCAAAAGACTCAAAGCAGCCAAAAGCTAAAGAAAAGCAGCTCGAAACAGCGCCTGCTCCTGCTGTAGAGGAGACTCCGGCGCAGTCATTGCAGACTCTGGGGG AGGCCTCAGCTGAGGCAGCCCATATCATATCAGCTATCAGTGAGGTGCAGACTGTTCCTGCACCGGCCACCAGCAGTGAGCCAACCACTGTGCCCCAAGCATCAAATCCCTCTCCGACCGAGCCTAGGGCAG CTGAAGAATGTCACGAGTGTGCTCACCATGAAGCGACACTGAAAGAGCGGCCTGTGGAGGAAGTGGCTGCACGCTTGGCTCAGCAGGACCAGGCTGAACAGGATACTCTGACTG cttTATCACTTGGGCTGGAGGAGGCCCTGGGAGCCTCTGCCAAGCTGACCCTACATGCCATCGGAGCCCAGGAGGCAGCTCTCCTCGCAAtcaacgcacacacacagaaactcaaAGAAGTCATGGACACAGAC GATTCTCCCGATAAAAAGTCGGCTCAGTGGAAAGATTTGGAGGATGCACTCAGTCAGCGCACACACGCTGTGGACCAGGCCGAAGAGGCCCTTCTCGGAGCCAA AGAACAGCTTGAGAAGCTCCGAGCCGTAATCAACAGCACTAAGGAAACAAAGATTGATGCTGCCAGACCCCAAATTCTGGCTGCAGAGCAAAATCTGCACAGTATGATTGTGGATCTGGACAAAGTTGTAACCAAA GTGCAGTCAGCTCAGTCTGAGGCAAAGATTGTGTCTCAGTACAGTGAGCTGGTGAAGGAGGCCAAGGCTCAATTCCAGAAAGAGCTCGGCAACATCACGCCCGAAGTCCAGTCGAACTGGAAAGGACTCA CAGGGAAGCTGAGTGCTGATGATCTGAACGCGTTGATTGCCCACGCTCACCGGCGCATCGACCAGCTAAACCGCGAACTGGCTGAGCAGCGGGTGCGTGAGCAGATCCGCATTGAAACGGCTCTGGAGCAGCAGAAGCAGGAGCACCAGAAATCTGTGTCGCAGGCTGTGGCCACTGCACTGGAACACCACAATGAGGAGATAAGACTCGAGCAGGAGAAGAAA GTGCATGAAGTCCGGGAGGTGATGGAGGCAGAAATGAGAACTCAGCTGCGCAGACAGGCAGCTGCACACACGGACCACCTACGCGATGTACTGAAAGTACAAGAACATGAGCTGCGGGAGGAGGCCCAGGAg ACTCTGAGCAGTAAGCTGATGGAGCAGGAGATGAGCTACCGCCGTTTGACCCAGGAGCAGCTGGACTCCTTCACTTTGGACATGAACTCTGCCTATGCCAGGCTCAAGGGCATAGAGGAAGCCATTGACA GTCATGTAGTTGCTGAGGAGGAAGCTCGTAAGGCTCACCAGCTGTGGTTATCTGTAGAGGCTCTAAATTACGCATTGCAGCCTGCAGTGGTGGATGCACCCTCTGAGCCTTTAGAGGGCGCTGTGCTCACCATTAAAGAAAGTTGCGCACAGGACGAGTTCGCCCAGGCGTTGACATCAGCCCTGCCCGAGGAGTCCATAAAGCGTGGAGTCTACAGTGAGGCCTCACTGCGTGCTCGCTTCTATGAAGTCCGTCGGCTAGTTCGTCGCGTGGCACTTATTGACGAGACGCACAACAGTCTGTACCAGTACTTCCTGTCCTACTTGCAATCCATCCTGCTTTTTGAGAAGGAACAAGAGGTGCCTCCAAGCAAGCTGGCTCCAGAAAATCTCGACCCTTTCAAGCTGCTCGCTTATGCCACCTACAGCATGGAACGTGGTGACCTTGAGCTGGCCGCTAAGTTTGTCAACCAGCTGCGCGGGGAGGCACGACGTGTGGCTCAGGACTGGCTCACAGAAGCCCGGCTCACTCTGGAGACCAAACAGGTGGTCAGTTTGCTGTCAGCTTATGCCAATGCAGTAGGGTTAGGTACCACACAGGCTCCTTAA